The following DNA comes from Cryobacterium psychrophilum.
AGCACGATGACTGCAGCGAGAACAATGATCGACACTCTCGTGCGCGTTTTCAGCGCCTTGAACTTCTTGATAGGCCCGCTTTTCCGCTGGGCGGCGGGTGGATGGTTTGGTGAATCATGCCACTCCGAGCCATCCCAAAATCTTTCGTGACCATCCGGTCCTGTGTAGAAACCATTAGGCAAGTCAGTCATCGTTCCCCCATTTTTATCTCAGCACCCCAATACCTTCAGGATGGAATAATTACGACAAAGAGCCTTGTCAGAAATTTGCGCGAATCGTCAAATCGTTCGCTCAAACTTTGGGTTTCCTCGCGAACGTGTCCCGCTTGAACTCCGTGGTCCGTCCCCAGAACCGGCAGCGGTTCAGCACATTGAAGGCATCTTTTTACGAACCGTACAAGTGACGTCCGAGATCGAGGGGTGCAGGTGCGCGACGCTGGCACAGCCAAAAACCATCCAAATCTCTGGAAACGGTCATGACCCGGCGCAGGTTTCGCCCCGCAACCTCCACGCGCCCTCACAGCTTCGCGTTAGCCTCGTCCACGTATTGACGGATGCAGCACAGGTCGACGATGAACCAGATGACCGCTGCGATCAGCATGACGACGCCAACACCAACGCCCGTGAGCGCCCACCCGCCCCAATACAGGGCGAGGAACCCGATGGCTGGCCCGATGCGGCCCAGATAAAAGTTGTGCGCCGAGACCCCGCCCAAAAGCCAAATGAACAGGTACGCGATCCCGGTTGTCTTCTCGCCGGGTCGTGCACTCACGTAGACGACCTGCGGCGGCGCGCCCGGCGCGGCGACTTTGGGCGTGGAATGTTTCGTCCAACCGGAGCCATCCCACCACCGGATCAAAGTCGCATTGTCTGGGCTCGTGTACCAACCCGCTGGTGGCAGTTGCGGCGTCGCCGCTATTTCATTACTCATCGTTCCCCCGTTGATTCGATCTCAGAGGACCGCCCGCGCCGCGACTGTCAGGCTCAATGTCGCTCGTCGCCAATAGGCTGAACCTAACACGTAATTGGGGAGCTTCACAAACATGGCTGAGAACAACAACGGGGCATTCATCTGGTCGATCGCGAACCTGCTGCGCGGCACCTACAAACAATCCGATTACGGCAAGATCGTTCTTCCCTTCACGATCCTGCGTCGCCTCGACGCCGTGCTGGATCCTACGAAGGATGCCGTTCTCTCCGAGTTCGAAAAGCGCAAGAACGGCAATATCCCGGTCGAAAAGCTTCTCCCGGCGGTCTCCAAGCACGACTTCTATAACACCAGCCTGTATACCTTCGAGAAGCTCACTGGCGATCCCGCCAACGTGCGAGCGAACCTGCTCAACTACATCGAAGGTTTCTCCGCCAACGTGCGGGACATTTTCGACCGGTATGACTTCCCAGCGCAGATCGCCAAGCTCGACGAGAACGGCCTGCTTTACCTCGTCGTTCAGAAGTTCGCCGGCGTCGACCTGCACCCCGACCGGGTCAGCAATACCGAGATGGGCCTCATCTTCGAGGAACTTATCCGCAGATTCGCTGAGTCCTCCAACGAAACCGCCGGGGAACACTTCACCCCACGCGAAGTCGTACGCCTCATCGTCAGCCTCCTCTTCACCGAGCACCCCGACGAAGACCCCAACAAATCACTCAGCGTGCCCGGCGCGGTCCGCACCGTTTACGACCCCACCGCGGGCACAGGCGGGATGCTCAGCGTCGCCGACGACTACGTGCGCGACCACTACCCGCAAGCGTCCCTCACCCTTGTGGGCCAGGAACTAAACGCTGAGTCCTTTGCCATCGCCAAAGCCGACATGGTTATCAAAGGCCAGGCCATCGACAACATCATCTGGGGAGACACGCTCACCGACGACGGCCACCTCGGGAAGACCTTCGACTACGGCATCAGTAACCCGCCCTTCGGCGTCGAGTGGAAGAAACAGCAGACGTTCGTTCAGAAGGAATACGACCAGCGCGGATTTGACGGCCGTTTTGGACCCGGCCTCCCACGCGTCTCCGACGGTTCGCTGCTCTTCCTCCTACACCTGGTGAAAAAGATGCGCCCGAAAGCCGAAGGCGGTGGCCGGGTCGGCATCGTGCTGAACGGCAGCCCGCTTTTCACCGGCGGGGCAGGTTCGGGCGAGTCCAATATTCGTAAGTACGTGATCGAGAATGATCTCCTTGACGCCATCATCGCGATGCCCACCGACCTGTTCTACAACACCGGCATCGCCACGTACATCTGGATCCTCGACAACGACAAACCCGCCAGCCGCAAAGGCAAGATCCAACTCATCGACGCCACGGGCCAGTGGGTCAAAATGCGTAAGAGCCTCGGCTCCAAACGCCGCCTCATAAGCCCCGAACAGATCAAAGACATCGTGCAGCTCTACGGCACCCACGGCGAAGAAGCCGCATCGATGAGTACCGACGCCTCGAAGATCTTCGCGACCGCCGACTTTGGCTACACCACCATCACTGTCGAGCGACCCCAGCAGTTTAACTGGGCAGTCACCCCGGAACGCTTGGCGCTCGCGCTCGCCGGCAAGAACATCGCCGCTATGGCCGAGCAGATCGAGCTCGCGCTCCTACATCTCAGTACCGCTCGGGAGATCAAAACGGATGTCGCCGTCTTCACCACCGGCATAAAGAAGGCTCTCGCCGGTGCCGGCGTCACCCTCACCACTCCACAGTTGCAGGCCCTTGTCGCGGGGCTCGCGGAGCGCGACGAGACCGCGCCGGTAGTCACCGACAGCAAAGGCAAGCCAGTGCCCGACACCAACCTGAGAGACACGGAAAACGTGCCACTCACCGAGGACGTCGACGCCTACATCCAACGCGAAATCGCCCCGCACGTGGAGCACTTCTGGGTTGACCGCATCAAGGACAAGATCGGGTACGAGATCCCTTTCACCCGACACTTCTACAAGTACGTACCACCTCGGTCCCTTGAGGAAATCGACGCGGATCTCAACAAATTGGTGCAGGAAATCACAGTCCTACTTGGGGACGCTGAGCGGGCATGAGCGTTGAGGTGGCTTCCCCTTGGCGTTCAATCCCATTGGGCCGCGTCTGTTCGCTAAACGACGACGTTTTGTCTGAGTCCACAGATGCGAATCTGGAGATCGACTACATAGAGATTTCGGATGTTGACCTCGCTGAAGGCGTCAAGAATTCGACGACGCTCCGCTTCGGGGATGCACCTTCTCGAGCACGTCGAATCATCCGAACTGGGGATGTGTTGGTCTCTACGGTCCGCACTTACCTGCGCGCCATTGGCGCGGTAACAGCACAGCATTCTGGGGCAGTTGCGTCCACCGGTTTCGCAGTCCTACGGCCCCGCAAGATCCGTCCGAACTATCTCGCGTACGTGGTCCATTCGGAAGCATTCGTTGGCGAGGTGATCTCACGCTCGGTCGGAGTTAGCTATCCCGCCATCAACGCCGTTGACATGCTCAAGATTCACGTCGACGTCCCGTCCGAGTCCGAGCAGAGGCAGATTGCGGAGTATCTGGATCGGGAGACTGGGCAGATTGACGCGCTCATCACCAAGCAGGAAAAGCTGGTCGAAACGCTGATCGAACGCCGCCAAGCCGCGGTCACCCACGCTGTCACCCGTGGCCTCGACCCCAACGTCGAATTGCGAGACTCGGGCATAGACCTCTTGGAGAGGATCCCCAAGCATTGGCGTGTCGCTCAACTCAAACGTCACCTCTTTAAGATCGAACAGGGGGTGAGTCCTGAGGCATCGGCAGAGCTTGCTGACGGGAATTCATGGGGCGTGTTAAAGGCCGGATGCGTAAATCGCGGAATCTTCTCGGACGTTGAACACAAGAAACTCCCCGACGATTTTGCATTCAAACCCGCACTCGCTGTCCACGTCGGCGACTTACTCGTGAATCGGGCGAGCGGAAGTCCGTCACTGGTCGGATCTGCTGCGATAGTCCGTGATCTTCGCTACAAAGTAATTCTCTCCGACAAGATTTTTAGACTTCTCGTCAGACCGGCAACAAGCAGCGCGTTCCTGGAACTTGTATTTCAATCAGCGCTATACAGAACGCAAGTGTTGCAATCGATCAGTGGCGCCGAGGGTCTCGCGAATAACTTAC
Coding sequences within:
- a CDS encoding restriction endonuclease subunit S, with amino-acid sequence MSVEVASPWRSIPLGRVCSLNDDVLSESTDANLEIDYIEISDVDLAEGVKNSTTLRFGDAPSRARRIIRTGDVLVSTVRTYLRAIGAVTAQHSGAVASTGFAVLRPRKIRPNYLAYVVHSEAFVGEVISRSVGVSYPAINAVDMLKIHVDVPSESEQRQIAEYLDRETGQIDALITKQEKLVETLIERRQAAVTHAVTRGLDPNVELRDSGIDLLERIPKHWRVAQLKRHLFKIEQGVSPEASAELADGNSWGVLKAGCVNRGIFSDVEHKKLPDDFAFKPALAVHVGDLLVNRASGSPSLVGSAAIVRDLRYKVILSDKIFRLLVRPATSSAFLELVFQSALYRTQVLQSISGAEGLANNLPSSALKRFWIPTPPLAEQNEIVAHLDVETKRIDVLVNKSRQVVHVLKERRQALISAAVTGKIDVRGL
- a CDS encoding type I restriction-modification system subunit M; amino-acid sequence: MAENNNGAFIWSIANLLRGTYKQSDYGKIVLPFTILRRLDAVLDPTKDAVLSEFEKRKNGNIPVEKLLPAVSKHDFYNTSLYTFEKLTGDPANVRANLLNYIEGFSANVRDIFDRYDFPAQIAKLDENGLLYLVVQKFAGVDLHPDRVSNTEMGLIFEELIRRFAESSNETAGEHFTPREVVRLIVSLLFTEHPDEDPNKSLSVPGAVRTVYDPTAGTGGMLSVADDYVRDHYPQASLTLVGQELNAESFAIAKADMVIKGQAIDNIIWGDTLTDDGHLGKTFDYGISNPPFGVEWKKQQTFVQKEYDQRGFDGRFGPGLPRVSDGSLLFLLHLVKKMRPKAEGGGRVGIVLNGSPLFTGGAGSGESNIRKYVIENDLLDAIIAMPTDLFYNTGIATYIWILDNDKPASRKGKIQLIDATGQWVKMRKSLGSKRRLISPEQIKDIVQLYGTHGEEAASMSTDASKIFATADFGYTTITVERPQQFNWAVTPERLALALAGKNIAAMAEQIELALLHLSTAREIKTDVAVFTTGIKKALAGAGVTLTTPQLQALVAGLAERDETAPVVTDSKGKPVPDTNLRDTENVPLTEDVDAYIQREIAPHVEHFWVDRIKDKIGYEIPFTRHFYKYVPPRSLEEIDADLNKLVQEITVLLGDAERA
- a CDS encoding DUF2510 domain-containing protein, which produces MSNEIAATPQLPPAGWYTSPDNATLIRWWDGSGWTKHSTPKVAAPGAPPQVVYVSARPGEKTTGIAYLFIWLLGGVSAHNFYLGRIGPAIGFLALYWGGWALTGVGVGVVMLIAAVIWFIVDLCCIRQYVDEANAKL